The proteins below come from a single Natranaerofaba carboxydovora genomic window:
- a CDS encoding IS200/IS605 family accessory protein TnpB-related protein → MKTTRMLKLKNISPQFKVRLDNLMREFCAAKRYSYNRLINGLDQNETNKLLQRVFRLNKRYSEDATLQAKTIIDSQKELLALYLEETKAKLIKTRRKIETYKTGKKTPQKVDLKTCLEGLGFRVKKLEQKQTELQNHIDNHTIPPAIFGGKKNFRARTKGHITNQEWKDLRTNQLYSRGDKTKKGNLNTRITEQNDRFYLEIADSLNIKPNNRSPRIKAELEIPDKYFDEILDATYPDSKGNYHPYSIEIKRKDGEYYVYLTYEEEVPGSWLKPKQPINVQLIAGIDVNIDRTAVTIMTKQGNFIKSRVFYCHEMEYVSSNKRENIAGEHSKDIIDYLLHENVGAIVTEKLNFRNDHDTNKRYNRLTHNFTRKKLLQGITRRGLRNGFEIKQINPAYSSIIGRFKYSKKYSLSVHQAAALVIGRRGLGYREKLPVELIQKLQELKPYLQNLIGSKEESNKIKYLKDIIQKIDNFKNYHHWTLWNMANKFLEFNLSDHKLKRQEVKPLSY, encoded by the coding sequence ATGAAAACCACCAGGATGCTCAAACTTAAAAACATTTCCCCGCAGTTCAAGGTTCGGTTAGATAATTTAATGAGGGAATTCTGTGCAGCAAAACGCTACAGCTATAACAGGTTAATAAATGGCCTAGATCAAAACGAGACAAACAAATTACTTCAGCGGGTTTTTCGCCTAAACAAACGCTACTCAGAAGATGCTACCCTTCAGGCAAAAACTATCATAGACAGCCAAAAAGAGCTTTTGGCTCTGTATCTAGAAGAAACCAAAGCCAAGTTAATAAAAACCCGCCGTAAAATCGAAACTTACAAAACCGGCAAAAAAACACCCCAAAAAGTTGACTTAAAAACCTGCCTAGAAGGACTAGGGTTTAGAGTAAAAAAACTAGAACAAAAACAAACAGAACTTCAAAATCATATAGATAATCACACTATCCCACCAGCCATTTTTGGTGGCAAGAAAAACTTTCGTGCAAGAACAAAAGGCCATATAACAAACCAGGAATGGAAAGACCTTCGAACTAACCAGCTCTACTCCAGGGGTGACAAAACTAAAAAAGGTAACCTAAACACAAGAATAACTGAACAAAACGATAGATTCTACCTTGAAATAGCAGACTCTCTAAACATAAAACCAAACAATAGAAGTCCGCGTATCAAAGCTGAACTAGAAATACCAGACAAATATTTTGATGAAATCTTAGACGCTACCTATCCTGACTCCAAAGGCAATTATCATCCCTACAGCATAGAAATCAAGCGAAAAGATGGAGAATACTACGTTTATCTAACTTACGAAGAAGAAGTACCAGGGTCATGGTTAAAACCAAAACAACCAATTAATGTTCAGCTCATAGCCGGGATAGACGTAAATATTGACCGTACAGCCGTTACCATTATGACAAAACAGGGTAACTTCATAAAATCCAGGGTATTTTACTGCCACGAGATGGAGTATGTCTCATCCAACAAACGAGAAAACATAGCAGGAGAGCACTCGAAAGACATAATAGACTATCTACTCCACGAAAACGTAGGAGCCATAGTAACTGAAAAACTAAACTTTAGAAATGATCACGACACAAACAAAAGATATAACCGTCTGACTCATAATTTTACCAGGAAAAAACTCCTACAAGGGATAACAAGAAGGGGACTTAGAAACGGGTTCGAAATAAAACAAATAAACCCTGCTTACAGCTCGATTATTGGCAGATTTAAATACTCTAAAAAATACAGCCTCTCAGTTCACCAGGCTGCAGCCTTGGTAATTGGCCGCAGGGGTCTTGGCTACAGAGAAAAGCTCCCAGTGGAGCTAATTCAAAAATTACAAGAACTAAAACCATATTTACAAAATCTTATTGGATCAAAGGAAGAATCCAACAAGATAAAATATTTAAAAGATATTATCCAAAAGATAGATAACTTTAAAAATTATCATCACTGGACATTGTGGAACATGGCAAATAAATTTTTGGAATTTAATTTGAGCGATCATAAACTAAAAAGGCAGGAGGTGAAACCCCTGAGTTACTAA
- the fusA gene encoding elongation factor G, translated as MKNFNPDQLRNVGICSHSGAGKTSLAEAMLYTSGVNERLGKVDEGTSTTDYDKEEMERGITINTSVAPCEWKNCKINLVDTPGYFDFIGDVKSALRVVDGALIVVSASSGVEVGTEQVWQYADDYGLPRILFVNKMERENANFEQTLEQLRDHFGDQVVPVTIPMGQEDSFKGVINLVTMKAVYPKGDGREVSEEDIPSEFQDEAENYREILMEEIAECNDEMLEKYLEGEPLTEDEIITGVKQYTKEGGLVPVLSGSATQNIGVNQLLDCLTYYIPNPLEKESIKGSDPNTEEEIELKTSNDEPFSAFVFKTIADPYVGRLNYFRVYSGELSDDKEVYNSNDKSSERVGKLYYLKGKEQIAVNKVTVGDIAAVSKLQKTSTGDTLSSPDKPIVLPEVDFPEPIISFSVVTQDKGDDEKVGTALSKFLEEDPILKRETNKETKETLISGMGELQLEIVVSRMAKKYGVDVDLVEPKVPYRETITKTVNSEEKYKKQSGGKGQYGHVYIEFSPLPEGQQFEFENNIVGGVIPKQYIPAVEKGILEAMETGVLAGYPVVDIKANLYDGSHHSVDSSEMAFKVAGINAFKKGMEKAEPILLEPILDVEVRVPEKYMGDVMGDLNSKRGKIQGMDPDGDDQLIKAYVPQAEMLKYAIDLRSMTQGRGSFKTKFSHYEQVPGDVRDKIIEDAKQEV; from the coding sequence ATGAAAAATTTTAACCCTGATCAACTACGAAACGTAGGAATATGTTCCCACAGTGGAGCTGGTAAAACTTCTCTAGCTGAGGCTATGTTATACACCTCAGGGGTTAATGAAAGACTAGGGAAAGTTGACGAAGGAACGAGTACTACAGACTATGATAAGGAAGAAATGGAAAGAGGTATTACAATTAATACTTCTGTAGCTCCATGTGAATGGAAGAACTGTAAAATAAATCTCGTTGACACTCCGGGATATTTTGATTTTATAGGGGATGTGAAGAGTGCGCTTAGAGTAGTTGATGGTGCATTGATTGTGGTTAGCGCATCTTCCGGTGTTGAAGTGGGTACAGAACAGGTCTGGCAATACGCTGATGATTACGGTTTGCCACGTATTTTGTTTGTAAATAAAATGGAAAGAGAAAATGCAAACTTTGAACAAACATTGGAACAACTACGTGATCATTTTGGTGATCAGGTAGTACCGGTAACAATTCCAATGGGTCAAGAAGATTCATTTAAAGGAGTAATAAACTTAGTTACAATGAAAGCTGTTTACCCAAAAGGTGACGGGCGGGAAGTATCTGAAGAAGATATACCTTCTGAGTTTCAGGATGAAGCAGAGAACTACCGGGAAATATTGATGGAAGAAATAGCTGAGTGCAATGATGAAATGCTAGAAAAATATCTTGAAGGTGAGCCTTTGACCGAGGATGAAATAATAACAGGTGTTAAGCAATATACTAAAGAAGGAGGGCTTGTACCTGTCCTCAGTGGATCGGCTACTCAAAATATTGGAGTAAACCAGCTTCTTGACTGCTTAACTTATTATATACCAAATCCATTAGAGAAAGAAAGTATAAAAGGTAGCGATCCAAATACAGAGGAAGAGATAGAACTGAAAACTTCAAATGATGAGCCGTTTAGCGCTTTTGTTTTCAAGACCATTGCCGACCCTTACGTGGGAAGGTTGAATTACTTTAGGGTTTACTCTGGTGAACTATCTGATGACAAAGAAGTTTATAATTCAAATGATAAGTCTAGCGAAAGAGTTGGAAAGTTATATTACCTTAAAGGTAAGGAGCAGATAGCAGTAAATAAGGTTACAGTTGGAGATATAGCAGCAGTTAGTAAACTTCAAAAGACTTCTACTGGTGATACACTATCTAGCCCGGATAAGCCTATCGTCTTGCCCGAAGTAGATTTTCCTGAACCAATTATATCCTTTTCAGTTGTAACTCAAGATAAAGGAGACGATGAAAAAGTAGGAACTGCCCTTTCGAAGTTTTTGGAAGAAGATCCAATATTAAAAAGAGAAACAAATAAAGAGACAAAAGAAACCTTAATATCCGGCATGGGAGAACTCCAGCTAGAGATAGTCGTTAGCAGAATGGCTAAAAAATATGGTGTAGATGTGGATCTTGTAGAGCCTAAAGTACCATACCGAGAAACTATTACTAAAACTGTGAATTCTGAAGAAAAATATAAGAAGCAGTCGGGTGGTAAAGGTCAATACGGCCATGTTTATATTGAATTTTCTCCTCTTCCTGAAGGACAACAATTTGAATTTGAGAACAATATTGTGGGAGGAGTAATCCCCAAACAATATATTCCTGCGGTGGAAAAAGGGATCTTAGAAGCTATGGAAACTGGAGTTTTAGCTGGCTACCCCGTTGTAGATATAAAAGCTAACCTTTATGATGGTTCGCATCATAGTGTAGATTCCTCGGAAATGGCATTTAAAGTTGCAGGTATAAATGCATTTAAAAAGGGAATGGAAAAAGCAGAACCTATTTTGCTTGAGCCCATTTTGGATGTTGAGGTTAGAGTACCAGAAAAATATATGGGTGATGTTATGGGTGATCTAAATAGTAAGAGAGGCAAAATTCAGGGAATGGATCCGGACGGAGATGATCAGTTAATTAAAGCCTATGTACCCCAGGCAGAAATGCTAAAATACGCAATAGACTTACGTTCAATGACTCAAGGCAGAGGAAGTTTCAAAACGAAGTTTAGTCATTATGAGCAAGTGCCAGGAGATGTCAGGGATAAAATAATTGAAGATGCTAAGCAAGAAGTATAG
- a CDS encoding MBL fold metallo-hydrolase produces MYEKLKDNIYKIEVPLPNNPLKATNSYFIKGKDRNLLIDTGMNRKECLDALNKAIHSLKVDPKSIDVFVTHLHADHIGLAYHFAKDDSRIFFNYPDSEIVSDHTYWKRALKRALENGFPEKEIEEAITKHPGNKYSPEKSDGFTFVKEDQIIEVGNYKLKCIETPGHTPGNTCLYEPNEQIFFSGDHVLWDITPNISGFLEKLNNPLKKYLESLNKIKELEVSLVLPGHRSTFENLELRVEQLKDHHYKRIDEIRSILKKSEHQTPYQIASKMTWDLDCKSWKEFPLMQKWFATGEALAHLDYMHEEGILKKEKIPEEKHSNESVFKNYYSL; encoded by the coding sequence ATGTATGAAAAACTCAAAGATAATATTTACAAAATAGAAGTACCTCTCCCAAACAACCCACTAAAGGCAACTAATTCTTATTTTATCAAGGGAAAAGATAGAAACCTTTTAATAGATACAGGTATGAATCGTAAAGAATGTCTCGACGCTCTAAATAAAGCTATTCATTCTTTAAAGGTTGATCCAAAAAGCATTGATGTTTTTGTCACTCATTTGCATGCTGATCATATAGGTCTTGCATATCATTTTGCAAAAGATGATTCTCGTATTTTTTTCAATTATCCAGACTCTGAAATAGTAAGCGATCACACATATTGGAAAAGAGCGTTAAAGAGGGCATTAGAAAATGGGTTTCCAGAGAAAGAAATTGAGGAAGCTATAACTAAACACCCGGGGAACAAATACAGCCCAGAAAAATCAGACGGCTTTACATTTGTAAAAGAAGATCAAATAATCGAGGTTGGAAACTATAAGCTAAAGTGCATAGAAACACCCGGTCACACACCGGGTAACACCTGTCTTTATGAGCCAAATGAGCAAATTTTTTTCTCAGGCGATCATGTACTTTGGGATATCACCCCTAATATTTCAGGCTTTTTGGAAAAATTAAATAATCCCTTAAAAAAATATTTAGAAAGCCTGAACAAAATAAAAGAACTAGAAGTATCCCTTGTTCTTCCCGGACATCGAAGTACTTTTGAAAATTTAGAACTTAGAGTAGAACAATTAAAAGATCATCACTACAAAAGAATAGATGAAATAAGATCAATTCTTAAAAAGTCAGAACACCAAACTCCTTATCAAATAGCATCTAAAATGACTTGGGATTTAGATTGCAAATCCTGGAAGGAGTTTCCCTTAATGCAAAAATGGTTTGCCACAGGTGAAGCCCTTGCTCATCTAGACTACATGCATGAAGAAGGTATATTAAAAAAAGAAAAAATTCCTGAAGAAAAACACAGTAATGAATCGGTTTTTAAAAATTACTACTCTCTATAG